The Bacteriovorax sp. Seq25_V genome includes a region encoding these proteins:
- a CDS encoding bifunctional 2-polyprenyl-6-hydroxyphenol methylase/3-demethylubiquinol 3-O-methyltransferase UbiG, with protein sequence MINYYDENFQSFIDTTLNIDMISLYIPFCEHLRANARILDIGCGPGRDLKYFKEQGYDAQGVEPSNKLAVFAREHSNCIVHEGLLQEVEITGKFDGIWACASLLHVPRNELTSVFEKIECLMNSDAVFYCSFKYGEFEGERNGRFFNDQTLESIHEFLPKNLEIKKSWITEDKRPDRDERWLNLLLKHK encoded by the coding sequence ATGATAAACTATTACGACGAAAACTTTCAAAGCTTTATTGATACAACTTTAAATATCGATATGATATCCCTTTATATACCTTTCTGTGAACATCTCAGGGCGAATGCACGCATTCTAGATATTGGCTGTGGTCCAGGTCGTGACCTGAAGTATTTTAAGGAGCAAGGCTATGATGCTCAAGGAGTGGAACCGAGTAATAAATTAGCGGTTTTTGCCCGTGAGCATAGTAATTGTATAGTTCATGAAGGACTTTTGCAGGAAGTTGAGATTACTGGTAAGTTCGATGGAATTTGGGCATGCGCTTCTCTTCTTCATGTACCTAGAAATGAGTTAACTTCTGTATTTGAAAAAATCGAATGTTTAATGAATAGTGACGCAGTTTTTTATTGTTCATTCAAATATGGTGAATTTGAAGGTGAGAGAAATGGACGCTTCTTCAATGATCAAACTCTCGAATCAATACATGAATTTCTACCCAAAAATCTTGAAATTAAAAAGTCTTGGATTACTGAAGATAAGCGACCTGATCGCGATGAACGTTGGTTGAATTTACTATTAAAGCATAAATGA
- a CDS encoding metallophosphatase domain-containing protein → MKLTFFSDTHTKHSEVPIGSGDILFHCGDITRRGDLKELTDFASFMATLNFKHKIVIAGNHDFCFEDNRRDEAERILRDHGITYLNDSGIEINGLKIWGSPIQPEFFNWAFNRDRGEDIKKHWDLIPADTDILITHGPPYGISDLCAHGERVGCHDLLMRLSELRNLKIHAFGHIHEGYGLTSIDGVKYINACSLDEKYQYANGPITVVL, encoded by the coding sequence ATGAAACTAACTTTCTTCTCCGACACTCACACCAAGCACAGCGAAGTTCCCATTGGTTCAGGAGACATTCTCTTTCACTGCGGTGATATCACTCGAAGAGGTGACTTAAAAGAGCTTACAGACTTTGCAAGCTTCATGGCCACTTTGAATTTTAAGCATAAAATTGTCATTGCAGGAAACCATGACTTCTGTTTTGAAGATAATCGTAGAGATGAGGCGGAAAGAATATTAAGGGATCATGGAATCACTTACCTCAATGATAGTGGAATTGAAATCAACGGTCTCAAAATTTGGGGCTCTCCAATTCAACCCGAATTTTTTAATTGGGCCTTTAACAGAGATAGAGGCGAAGATATCAAAAAGCATTGGGATCTCATTCCTGCTGACACTGATATTTTAATTACGCATGGACCACCGTATGGGATCTCTGATCTGTGCGCTCATGGAGAGCGAGTGGGATGCCATGATCTTCTCATGAGACTCAGTGAACTACGCAATCTTAAGATTCACGCCTTTGGCCATATCCATGAAGGTTACGGACTGACTTCTATTGATGGCGTTAAATACATCAATGCTTGTAGCCTCGATGAGAAATACCAGTATGCTAACGGGCCAATTACTGTAGTTTTGTAG
- a CDS encoding cysteine desulfurase family protein: protein MIYLDYNATAPYSDSVKKYIQDGMINDWANPSSEHDFGFELMNKVKDSRRYIADFFGVSSRSIFFTSGATESINSVLSFSNLTKNNVRTIISSKLEHHATLDTLKRLEKSGFNVLNVSSNQSGQLDINELEDFLKKEKNALVSLLYVNNETGVISDIPQISRLCKKYDALIHIDAVQALGKMNFNLEDLEVDFASFAGHKIGALKGVGLLYIKSPKTYEPLMTGGGQEGGVRPGTYNYPGIKSFELALRDINPETIESICNLRADFEKQIVSNTSFAINCVGVPRVANTTNIYLNGHDSRAVLLNLSRKNIMVSSGSACSSGSFEPSHVIRNLGFDKEYASSCLRVSIGGKTTREELASFLNELLVITSSLSD, encoded by the coding sequence GTGATTTATTTAGATTATAATGCTACTGCGCCATATAGTGATTCTGTAAAAAAATATATACAGGATGGAATGATAAACGATTGGGCAAATCCTTCATCTGAACATGACTTTGGTTTTGAACTTATGAACAAAGTTAAGGACTCTCGTCGTTATATTGCAGACTTTTTTGGAGTGAGTAGTAGATCCATATTTTTTACAAGTGGAGCAACCGAAAGTATAAATTCTGTTTTATCATTTTCAAATTTAACCAAAAACAATGTAAGAACAATTATATCTTCTAAACTTGAGCATCATGCAACTTTAGATACGTTGAAACGTTTAGAGAAATCTGGTTTTAATGTTTTGAATGTGAGTAGTAACCAATCTGGTCAGCTTGATATCAACGAATTAGAGGACTTTTTAAAAAAAGAGAAAAACGCTCTCGTTTCTTTATTGTATGTTAATAATGAAACAGGGGTGATTTCAGATATTCCACAAATATCTCGTTTATGTAAAAAATATGATGCTTTAATTCATATCGATGCGGTACAAGCTCTTGGAAAAATGAACTTCAATCTCGAAGATTTAGAAGTTGATTTTGCTAGTTTTGCTGGTCATAAAATTGGTGCATTAAAAGGAGTTGGATTACTCTATATAAAGTCTCCAAAGACTTATGAACCCTTGATGACTGGAGGAGGTCAGGAAGGAGGTGTGAGGCCAGGAACTTACAATTATCCGGGAATAAAAAGCTTCGAGCTCGCTCTGAGAGATATTAATCCTGAGACAATTGAGTCGATTTGTAATTTACGTGCAGATTTTGAAAAACAAATTGTAAGTAATACTTCCTTTGCAATTAACTGTGTCGGTGTACCAAGAGTTGCAAACACTACTAATATTTATTTGAATGGTCACGATTCTCGTGCTGTTTTATTAAACCTAAGTAGAAAGAATATTATGGTGAGCTCCGGGAGCGCATGCTCTTCTGGGAGCTTCGAGCCAAGTCATGTTATTAGAAATCTGGGTTTTGATAAAGAGTATGCTTCTTCGTGTCTTCGAGTTTCCATCGGTGGGAAGACTACTCGTGAAGAGCTTGCATCCTTCTTAAATGAACTTTTAGTTATTACTTCTTCATTATCTGATTAG
- a CDS encoding DUF4007 family protein: MRFGAHQTFHLRDSWLLKGYDAVVADEKIFKSNNSVETLGVGKNMVEAIEYWMTALSLLIKDDSKYYLTEIAQEIFTNDQFLELDGSLLTLHYLLACNVENATSFHWFFNKFAATEFDTESLQVYLETYVQSLEKKINPNTLKKDISCILRMYKEPIYKDKVNPETENPSPFVKFNLVTEENKKLKKNKLRKSDIHPLIFVYLTYLFWNDVLMQAESFNLSELVNKELSPGLIMGFSEDDVVQIIEEIERLYGDKYMTYSRTGGYFILNLKSKTAAKSLENYYQEFTTRLGY; this comes from the coding sequence ATGAGATTTGGAGCACACCAAACTTTCCATTTAAGAGATAGCTGGTTACTTAAAGGCTATGACGCAGTAGTAGCTGACGAAAAAATCTTTAAAAGTAATAACTCAGTTGAGACGCTTGGCGTTGGTAAAAATATGGTTGAGGCCATAGAATATTGGATGACTGCTTTAAGTCTTTTAATTAAAGATGATAGCAAGTATTATTTAACAGAAATTGCTCAAGAAATTTTTACTAATGATCAATTCTTAGAACTTGATGGATCTCTACTTACTCTTCACTACCTTTTAGCGTGTAATGTAGAAAATGCAACCTCATTTCATTGGTTCTTTAATAAGTTTGCTGCTACTGAATTTGATACAGAGTCACTACAAGTATACTTAGAAACTTACGTACAATCATTAGAAAAGAAAATTAATCCAAATACTCTAAAAAAAGATATCAGTTGTATTCTTAGGATGTATAAGGAGCCTATCTATAAGGATAAGGTTAATCCGGAAACTGAAAATCCATCTCCCTTCGTAAAGTTTAATCTTGTTACGGAGGAGAATAAAAAACTTAAGAAAAACAAATTGAGAAAATCGGATATTCATCCATTGATTTTCGTTTATTTGACTTATTTGTTTTGGAACGATGTTCTTATGCAAGCAGAGTCATTTAATTTGAGTGAATTAGTTAATAAAGAACTCTCTCCAGGACTTATCATGGGATTCTCTGAAGATGATGTCGTACAAATTATTGAAGAGATAGAACGACTCTACGGAGATAAATATATGACATACTCACGTACTGGTGGATATTTTATTTTAAACTTAAAATCAAAAACAGCAGCAAAATCATTGGAAAATTATTACCAAGAATTTACTACAAGGTTAGGATACTAA
- a CDS encoding phosphoadenosine phosphosulfate reductase family protein, with protein sequence MSNIFDLKNFSYDPSRRQICPLSGGKDSTALAILLKGKIPNLEYVFTDTGAELPEAYEYLDKLEAFLGQPIVRLNSDKTFDFLLQKHGNYLPSARARWCTAEMKIKSYERYIGDDLIESYVGIRADENREGYISDKPNISPRYPFKEYGIDLAGVNQILEDSGIGMPKYYEWRSRSGCYFCFFQRQIEWVGLKERHPDLFEKAKEYEKRGYVGEGRNFTWVNGTSLEEMEARSEEIKQKHEEKMEKARIKACGKKDLSDIFTDVVNDDDGEDACLICDL encoded by the coding sequence TTGAGTAATATATTTGATTTGAAAAACTTTTCATATGATCCTAGTCGCAGGCAAATCTGCCCTTTATCTGGAGGGAAAGATTCTACGGCTTTAGCAATTTTACTTAAGGGAAAAATTCCAAACCTTGAGTATGTTTTTACAGACACAGGAGCAGAGCTTCCCGAAGCATATGAATATTTAGATAAGCTTGAAGCATTTCTTGGGCAGCCTATTGTTAGGCTTAACTCAGATAAGACATTTGATTTTTTATTACAGAAACATGGTAATTATTTACCTTCAGCACGAGCCCGTTGGTGTACAGCTGAGATGAAAATTAAATCGTATGAGCGTTATATAGGTGATGACTTAATTGAGTCTTACGTTGGAATTAGGGCCGATGAAAATAGAGAAGGTTATATCTCTGATAAGCCAAACATTTCACCGCGATACCCATTTAAGGAATATGGTATTGACCTTGCTGGTGTAAATCAGATTCTTGAAGACTCTGGAATTGGGATGCCTAAGTATTATGAATGGCGTTCTCGTTCTGGCTGTTACTTTTGTTTTTTTCAAAGGCAAATTGAGTGGGTTGGTCTGAAAGAAAGACATCCTGATTTGTTTGAAAAAGCAAAAGAATATGAGAAGCGCGGATATGTTGGGGAAGGTCGAAACTTCACATGGGTTAATGGAACCTCTCTTGAAGAAATGGAAGCTCGCTCTGAAGAAATAAAGCAAAAGCATGAAGAAAAAATGGAGAAGGCTAGAATTAAGGCCTGTGGAAAAAAAGATTTATCGGATATCTTCACTGATGTCGTAAATGATGATGACGGAGAAGATGCCTGCTTAATCTGTGACTTATAA
- a CDS encoding DNA phosphorothioation-associated putative methyltransferase, whose amino-acid sequence MIDINIERHKTAIKRNKVSRPVSLLLESNLLTQESSFFDYGCGHGQDLTILAKNGFSKIQGYDPYYRPDSQHIKSDIVNLGFVLNVIEKPNERSETLKTAYSLANKLLCVSVMTKIQQGYEGISLGDGVLSSRGTFQKYYEQEEIKNYLESLLDKDAIAIAPGIFFIFRYEQDKLNYLQSRYKRPVILDYTRIDPISKERTRVKVFKPKLEELIKESPFFEETISFLFNHGRLPTDLESSSYKELIREFKSKTKVKSLLLENIDQDRLEQIRQSRVTDLLVFFALRKFDRKGFPKQSDLPENMVLDIKEFLGTYSNCKREAENLLFSIGNQTVMQKSFRACNLGKQLPDAFYIHPSLINKLPAPIQVKVGIAKKLVGDIDECNLLKINKLKDKVSFLVYEDFDSIAHPALLYTLVMDIPKNNVKFWEFRQRENPPILHRKDTFIDEDYPLFDKFKKLTLKEEKFGLLGHNHIGTRLNWEKFLQEEGFIIKGHQLKKL is encoded by the coding sequence GTGATAGATATAAATATTGAACGACACAAGACAGCAATAAAAAGAAATAAGGTTTCAAGACCAGTCTCCCTCTTGCTAGAGAGTAATTTACTAACTCAAGAATCTAGCTTTTTTGATTATGGTTGTGGCCACGGACAGGACTTAACAATTCTTGCAAAGAATGGTTTCTCCAAAATTCAAGGCTATGATCCGTATTATCGACCAGATTCTCAGCATATAAAATCAGATATTGTAAATCTTGGTTTTGTACTCAATGTCATAGAAAAACCGAATGAAAGATCAGAGACTCTCAAAACAGCATATTCACTAGCGAATAAACTCCTTTGTGTCTCAGTTATGACTAAAATTCAACAGGGTTACGAAGGCATTAGTCTTGGGGATGGTGTCCTCTCTTCTCGAGGAACATTTCAAAAATACTATGAACAAGAAGAAATTAAAAATTACTTAGAATCATTATTGGATAAAGATGCAATAGCTATCGCTCCGGGAATCTTTTTCATTTTTAGATATGAACAAGATAAGTTAAATTATTTGCAATCTAGATATAAGCGTCCAGTAATTCTCGACTACACAAGAATTGACCCCATTTCTAAAGAAAGAACTAGAGTCAAAGTATTCAAACCAAAATTAGAAGAACTTATAAAAGAGTCCCCATTTTTCGAAGAGACTATTTCGTTTCTATTTAACCACGGTAGACTACCTACTGATCTAGAAAGCTCCTCTTATAAAGAATTAATCAGAGAGTTCAAAAGTAAGACAAAGGTCAAAAGCTTATTACTTGAAAATATTGATCAAGATAGATTAGAACAAATACGACAGTCTAGAGTCACTGACTTACTTGTATTTTTTGCACTTAGAAAATTTGACAGGAAAGGCTTCCCGAAACAATCTGACTTACCAGAAAATATGGTTTTAGATATTAAAGAATTTTTGGGTACGTACTCAAACTGCAAAAGAGAAGCAGAAAATCTTCTTTTCTCAATTGGTAATCAAACTGTAATGCAAAAATCATTCAGAGCCTGTAATCTTGGGAAACAGCTACCTGATGCATTTTATATACATCCATCTCTAATCAATAAGCTTCCAGCTCCTATCCAAGTTAAAGTAGGTATTGCAAAAAAGCTAGTTGGAGATATCGATGAATGTAATTTGTTAAAGATAAATAAATTAAAAGACAAAGTTTCTTTTCTTGTATACGAAGATTTTGATAGTATTGCTCATCCAGCTCTTCTTTATACTCTTGTAATGGATATCCCAAAAAACAATGTAAAATTCTGGGAATTTAGACAGAGAGAAAATCCACCAATACTACACAGAAAAGATACATTTATAGATGAAGACTACCCATTATTTGATAAATTCAAGAAATTGACTTTGAAAGAAGAGAAGTTTGGCCTTCTAGGACACAATCATATAGGAACTCGTCTAAACTGGGAAAAGTTCCTACAGGAAGAAGGGTTTATAATTAAAGGTCATCAGTTAAAAAAGTTATAA